One genomic segment of Helianthus annuus cultivar XRQ/B chromosome 14, HanXRQr2.0-SUNRISE, whole genome shotgun sequence includes these proteins:
- the LOC110908448 gene encoding uncharacterized protein LOC110908448 has protein sequence MGSSSSKRVTETLQSSADFTTACTTVYQQSLSLTQQAFPGLPRYQIASASDRLYQTLTSLNLPLINKWVNSPPTRTQIDKSLQRTVPDGDGIVTVGESEFKEFAVDLYRDVIVSNAQKAVLVKVPIGVAGIAGIGMFTRSGMEVVGTVIGVYAVGVATSVYLSFGG, from the coding sequence ATGGGTTCATCATCCTCAAAACGGGTGACCGAAACCCTCCAATCCTCAGCAGATTTCACGACAGCATGCACCACAGTCTACCAACAATCCCTCTCTCTCACCCAACAAGCTTTCCCCGGCCTCCCGCGCTACCAGATCGCTTCAGCTTCCGACCGTCTCTACCAAACCCTAACATCTCTTAACCTCCCATTAATCAACAAATGGGTCAACTCCCCTCCCACCCGGACCCAGATCGACAAATCGCTGCAAAGAACAGTTCCAGACGGTGACGGTATTGTGACGGTTGGGGAGTCGGAGTTTAAGGAGTTTGCGGTGGATTTGTATAGGGATGTGATTGTTTCCAACGCGCAGAAGGCGGTTTTGGTGAAGGTGCCGATCGGGGTTGCTGGGATTGCTGGAATTGGGATGTTTACGCGCTCCGGTATGGAGGTTGTTGGGACGGTCATCGGTGTTTATGCTGTTGGTGTTGCTACTTCGGTTTATCTTAGTTTTGGTGGTTAG